In Catenulispora sp. GP43, one genomic interval encodes:
- a CDS encoding RICIN domain-containing protein, protein MGALALVAGAAGSLVAPHAAAAATAATAVSVWETTADRSQLLSPQAGTTFASGAGSASQTITVNPGTAYQSMTGFGASFTDSSAWLVANSPQRSSIMTKLFDPTQGIGLSFLRQPIGASDFSLSQYSYDDMPAGQADPSLAHFSISHDNAYIIPVLKQALQLNPALTVMGTPWSPPGWMKSSGSMVGGSLNASDYQTYANYLVKFAQAYQAAGVPVALLTPQNEPEYSPSNYPGSTLTASQETSLIGGDLGPALASSGVATKIIGYDHNWNDPSFPETILGDSTASQYTAGTAWHCYSGDPSAQSTVHNAYPGKDTYFTECSGSQSSNPANTFADSLDWQTENLIIGATRNWAKTVATWNVALNPGGGPSMNCTTCTAAVTVDNNAGTATYNAEYYVLGQASKFVKPGAVRIDSNTFGSGNIEDVAFRNPDGSNALVVLNADTANAHTFNVAENGQSFTYTLPARAVATFTWPQLTSGGGGGTGGIDPTKWYEVVNTNSGLCADAAGWGTTDGTAVQQWVCGSGGGQANQEWQFRATSNGYYQVVNRNAPSEAWDVTGGQGATGDGTPIQLWTAGGGTNQQWLPTQVGSAYTFTARNSGTECLDVTNRGTTNGTRLQQWTCTAGDTAQEFTLVPVA, encoded by the coding sequence TTGGGAGCACTCGCCCTCGTCGCCGGGGCGGCCGGAAGCCTTGTCGCGCCGCATGCGGCGGCAGCGGCGACGGCCGCGACGGCGGTGTCGGTGTGGGAGACCACCGCGGACCGGAGCCAACTGCTCAGTCCGCAGGCAGGCACGACGTTCGCCAGCGGCGCCGGCTCGGCAAGCCAGACGATCACGGTCAACCCCGGGACCGCCTACCAGAGCATGACCGGCTTCGGCGCGTCGTTCACCGACTCGTCGGCGTGGCTGGTCGCGAACTCGCCGCAGCGCTCGTCGATCATGACGAAGCTGTTCGATCCCACCCAGGGCATCGGGCTGAGCTTCCTGCGGCAGCCGATCGGCGCGTCCGACTTCTCGTTGTCGCAGTACAGCTACGACGACATGCCCGCGGGCCAGGCCGACCCGTCGCTGGCGCACTTCTCGATCAGCCACGACAACGCCTACATCATCCCGGTCCTCAAGCAGGCGCTGCAGCTCAATCCCGCGCTGACCGTCATGGGCACGCCCTGGAGCCCGCCGGGCTGGATGAAGTCCAGCGGGTCGATGGTCGGCGGCTCGCTGAACGCCTCCGACTACCAGACCTACGCGAACTACCTGGTCAAGTTCGCCCAGGCCTACCAGGCCGCCGGCGTCCCGGTCGCCTTGCTGACGCCGCAGAACGAGCCGGAGTACTCGCCCTCGAACTACCCCGGCTCGACGCTGACGGCGTCCCAGGAGACCAGCCTGATCGGCGGCGACCTCGGGCCGGCACTGGCCTCGTCCGGTGTGGCGACGAAGATCATCGGCTACGACCACAACTGGAACGACCCCTCGTTCCCCGAGACGATCCTCGGCGACTCCACGGCATCCCAGTACACGGCCGGCACGGCGTGGCACTGCTACTCCGGCGACCCCAGCGCCCAGAGCACGGTCCACAACGCCTACCCGGGCAAGGACACGTACTTCACCGAATGCTCGGGCTCGCAGTCCTCGAACCCCGCCAACACCTTCGCCGACAGCCTGGACTGGCAGACCGAGAACCTGATCATCGGCGCCACCCGCAACTGGGCCAAGACCGTCGCGACCTGGAACGTCGCCCTGAACCCGGGCGGCGGCCCGAGCATGAACTGCACCACCTGCACCGCGGCGGTGACCGTCGACAACAACGCCGGCACCGCGACGTACAACGCGGAGTACTACGTCCTCGGCCAGGCCAGCAAGTTCGTGAAGCCCGGCGCGGTCCGCATCGACTCGAACACCTTCGGCTCGGGCAACATCGAGGACGTCGCCTTCCGCAACCCCGACGGCTCCAACGCCCTGGTCGTCCTCAACGCGGACACGGCCAACGCCCACACCTTCAACGTCGCGGAGAACGGCCAGTCCTTCACCTACACCCTTCCGGCCCGAGCCGTTGCGACCTTCACCTGGCCCCAACTGACCTCCGGCGGCGGGGGCGGGACCGGCGGCATCGACCCGACGAAGTGGTACGAGGTGGTGAACACCAACAGCGGCCTGTGCGCCGACGCCGCCGGCTGGGGCACCACGGACGGCACGGCGGTGCAGCAGTGGGTCTGCGGCAGCGGCGGCGGCCAGGCCAACCAGGAATGGCAGTTCCGCGCCACGAGTAACGGTTACTACCAGGTGGTGAACCGCAACGCCCCGAGCGAGGCGTGGGACGTGACCGGCGGTCAGGGCGCTACCGGCGACGGCACGCCGATCCAGCTCTGGACTGCGGGCGGCGGGACGAACCAGCAGTGGTTGCCGACGCAGGTGGGGAGCGCGTACACGTTCACGGCGCGGAACAGCGGCACGGAGTGCCTGGACGTGACGAACCGCGGTACGACGAACGGGACGCGGCTACAGCAGTGGACGTGTACAGCGGGGGATACCGCGCAGGAGTTCACGTTGGTGCCGGTGGCTTGA
- a CDS encoding LacI family DNA-binding transcriptional regulator — MADAAPARRAKATVRDIAAATGVSIATVSRVLNDHANVAPATRDLVQRTVERLGAQAGAGADPEAQGAVYLRCPYTLTDYFGLIVSSIAESLEPHDRTLILDAGEISQAATVLPTLAGRSGVAGAIMILPPEPDEQLVALRAQGFPFVVVDPRGEVPRDIAAVSAAHLAGARSATHHLLAEGHRRIGVIAGPEEWLAARDRLAGHTSALADAGILPDRELVRSVEPTVRQGHQAAGELLDLPAAPTALVCFNDKTAIGAMAAAADRGLRVPTDLSVTGFDDIDLAQAASPMLTTVRQPLAEMGRMAVSLLIRLIDRRPVDALHVELATELVVRGSTGPRRAM, encoded by the coding sequence ATGGCTGACGCGGCTCCGGCCCGGCGGGCGAAGGCGACCGTCCGGGACATCGCCGCGGCCACGGGGGTGTCGATCGCGACCGTGTCCCGGGTGCTCAACGACCACGCGAACGTCGCCCCGGCGACCCGGGATCTGGTGCAGCGCACGGTCGAACGGCTCGGCGCGCAGGCCGGCGCGGGGGCGGATCCCGAGGCGCAAGGGGCCGTCTACCTGCGCTGCCCCTACACGCTGACCGACTACTTCGGGCTGATCGTCTCCTCGATCGCCGAGAGCCTGGAGCCGCATGACAGGACTTTGATCCTCGACGCGGGCGAGATCTCCCAGGCCGCGACCGTGCTGCCGACACTCGCCGGCCGCAGCGGGGTCGCCGGCGCCATCATGATCCTGCCGCCCGAGCCCGACGAGCAGCTGGTCGCACTGCGGGCGCAGGGCTTCCCGTTCGTGGTCGTCGACCCGCGCGGCGAGGTGCCCCGGGACATCGCGGCGGTCTCGGCCGCGCATCTGGCCGGCGCGCGCAGCGCCACGCATCATCTGCTCGCCGAAGGCCACCGGCGCATCGGCGTCATCGCCGGGCCTGAGGAGTGGCTGGCCGCCCGCGACCGACTGGCCGGGCACACCTCGGCGCTGGCCGACGCCGGGATCCTGCCCGATCGGGAGCTGGTCCGGTCCGTCGAGCCGACAGTCCGGCAGGGGCACCAGGCCGCGGGCGAGCTGCTCGACCTGCCCGCCGCCCCGACCGCCCTGGTCTGCTTCAACGACAAGACGGCCATCGGGGCCATGGCCGCCGCGGCGGACCGCGGCCTGCGGGTGCCCACCGATCTGTCCGTCACCGGGTTCGACGACATCGACCTGGCCCAGGCCGCCAGCCCGATGCTCACCACCGTCCGCCAGCCGCTCGCGGAGATGGGACGGATGGCCGTCAGCCTGCTGATCCGGCTGATCGACCGCCGGCCGGTGGACGCCCTGCACGTGGAGCTCGCCACGGAACTGGTGGTGCGCGGTTCCACCGGCCCGCGCCGCGCCATGTAA